The proteins below are encoded in one region of Rhizobacter sp.:
- a CDS encoding inositol monophosphatase, protein MSQALHPMLNVAIKAARTAGTIINRASLDLDILKVTTKSANDFVTEVDHRCEEAIIETLLAAYPGHGILAEESGRTHGAKSSEYVWIIDPLDGTTNFIHGLPFYAVSIALAFRDQIQQAVVYDPTRNDLFYASKGRGAFLNDKRLRVSKRTRLSDSLVGTGFPFRKGDNFQRYLKMFAEVMTSCAGVRRPGAAALDLCYVAAGHYDAFFETGLNPWDIAAASLIITEAGGLIGNFTGEADFMYQREVVAGNPKIYAQMVNILAPFTRVIKDAPAAGVAPADAAPTAEDVFIASATAAPAVPAEAPKKKVAVRIRKADLDKS, encoded by the coding sequence ATGTCGCAAGCGCTTCACCCCATGCTCAACGTCGCCATCAAGGCGGCCCGTACCGCGGGGACCATCATCAACCGCGCTTCGCTCGATCTCGACATCCTGAAGGTGACCACCAAGTCAGCCAACGACTTCGTGACCGAGGTGGACCATCGCTGTGAAGAAGCCATCATCGAGACCCTGCTCGCCGCCTACCCCGGCCACGGCATCCTGGCCGAAGAGTCGGGCCGCACGCATGGCGCGAAGAGCAGCGAATACGTCTGGATCATCGACCCGCTCGACGGCACCACCAACTTCATCCACGGCCTGCCGTTCTATGCGGTCTCGATCGCCCTCGCCTTCCGCGACCAGATCCAGCAGGCCGTGGTCTACGACCCGACGCGCAACGACCTCTTCTATGCCTCGAAGGGCCGCGGCGCCTTCCTGAACGACAAGCGCCTGCGCGTCTCGAAGCGCACGCGCCTGTCCGACTCGCTGGTCGGCACCGGCTTTCCCTTCCGCAAGGGTGACAACTTCCAGCGCTACCTGAAGATGTTTGCCGAGGTGATGACCTCCTGCGCCGGCGTGCGCCGCCCGGGCGCTGCGGCGCTCGACCTCTGCTACGTGGCCGCAGGCCACTACGACGCCTTCTTCGAGACCGGACTCAACCCCTGGGACATCGCCGCCGCCTCGCTCATCATCACCGAGGCCGGTGGCCTGATCGGCAACTTCACCGGCGAGGCCGACTTCATGTATCAGCGCGAGGTGGTGGCCGGCAACCCGAAGATCTATGCGCAGATGGTGAACATCCTCGCGCCCTTCACCCGCGTCATCAAGGATGCACCGGCGGCCGGCGTCGCCCCCGCCGACGCCGCCCCGACGGCAGAAGACGTCTTCATCGCCAGCGCCACGGCTGCACCAGCCGTACCCGCCGAAGCGCCGAAGAAGAAGGTGGCCGTGCGCATCCGCAAGGCCGACCTCGACAAGTCTTAA
- a CDS encoding EAL domain-containing protein: MSAQPARDSGERHMVAMYSVLSATNEALLYAKTPTELFQRVCDAAVDGHQFLTAAVTTPDADTAWLRVEAASGIAASQLRESRISVDANTAEGRGLVGEAYRGTKPAISNQFMQDPRTGPWHAQASRAGVASGAAIPIVRGGKAYGVMLFYAREVEAFGASIVALLERMARNIVFALDNFEREAERQHAEAALRRSEDKFRNILESLDDAYYEVDLKGRPIYLNGAYARMLGYDHHHVAERDYRSRQTPEMTQVVFNAFNEVFRTGVSKKSQMWEYLHRDGSVIQVEGSVLLVKDEDGKPVGFRGILRDVTERRRMDQALRESEARFRAMTNLSSDWYWETDPETRFTRLESRETGLRQSRNPLIGRAIWESTMQAHLPGGWDDFRALLADRQSFRDIVMQRMAPNKSPYYISMSGEPMFDTSGAFIGYRGISREITEQKVAEEHIHHMARHDSLTGLPNRLLFSSLLNAAFKTAERYKRTFAVMFIDLDRFKFINDTLGHEAGDTLLKEITARFKQALRASDVLARLGGDEFVVLVQEVPDREHAAAVARKLLSAAIKPIELMGQECRVTASIGISLFPGDGQDEQALMKNADSAMYHAKEEGKNNFQFYSSEISTQTRERLTLEANLRRALERQEFSLAYQAKVDLKSGRITGVEALLRWHNEELGTVSPATFIPVAEETGLIVHIGRWVMKTACLQNVAWQKQGLPPINMAVNLSVRQFADEHLLDDVTAILQETGMNPALLELEITEGMIVHNVDRAIKLLTAIKQLGVRLAIDDFGTGYSSLGQLKNFPIDTLKVDRSFIRDLATDSEDKAITSAIIAMGKTLSLTVVAEGVETAEQQTFLREQACDEMQGYYFSKPVAPDEFAALLGKEKAT; the protein is encoded by the coding sequence ATGAGCGCACAGCCCGCCCGCGACAGCGGCGAACGGCACATGGTCGCCATGTATTCCGTGCTCAGCGCCACCAACGAGGCGCTGCTGTACGCCAAGACGCCCACCGAGCTGTTCCAGCGGGTGTGCGATGCCGCGGTCGACGGGCATCAGTTCCTCACCGCGGCCGTCACCACGCCGGACGCCGACACCGCCTGGCTGCGCGTCGAAGCCGCATCGGGCATCGCCGCCTCGCAGCTGCGCGAGTCGCGCATCTCGGTCGACGCCAACACCGCCGAAGGCCGCGGCCTGGTCGGCGAGGCCTACCGGGGCACCAAGCCCGCCATCAGCAACCAGTTCATGCAGGACCCGCGCACCGGGCCCTGGCACGCACAAGCCAGCCGGGCCGGCGTGGCGTCGGGCGCGGCCATCCCGATCGTGCGCGGCGGCAAGGCCTATGGCGTCATGCTCTTCTACGCGCGCGAGGTCGAGGCCTTCGGCGCCAGCATCGTGGCACTGCTCGAGCGCATGGCGCGCAACATCGTCTTCGCCCTCGACAACTTCGAGCGCGAAGCCGAGCGCCAGCATGCCGAGGCAGCCCTGCGCCGCAGCGAAGACAAGTTCCGCAACATCCTCGAAAGCCTGGACGACGCCTACTACGAGGTCGACCTGAAGGGCCGCCCGATCTACCTCAACGGCGCCTACGCCCGGATGCTGGGCTACGACCACCACCACGTGGCCGAGCGCGACTACCGCAGCCGCCAGACGCCTGAGATGACGCAGGTCGTGTTCAACGCCTTCAACGAGGTCTTCCGCACCGGCGTGTCGAAGAAGTCGCAGATGTGGGAATACCTGCACCGCGACGGCAGCGTGATCCAGGTCGAAGGCTCGGTGCTGCTGGTCAAAGACGAAGACGGCAAGCCAGTGGGCTTTCGCGGCATCCTGCGCGATGTGACCGAGCGCCGCCGCATGGACCAGGCGCTGCGCGAGAGCGAGGCGCGTTTCCGCGCCATGACCAACCTGTCGTCCGACTGGTACTGGGAGACCGACCCCGAGACCCGCTTCACCCGGCTCGAAAGCCGCGAGACCGGCCTGCGCCAGAGCCGCAACCCGCTCATCGGGCGCGCCATCTGGGAAAGCACCATGCAGGCGCACCTGCCCGGCGGGTGGGACGACTTCCGCGCGCTGCTGGCCGACCGCCAGTCCTTCCGCGACATCGTCATGCAGCGCATGGCCCCAAACAAGTCGCCCTACTACATCAGCATGAGTGGCGAGCCGATGTTCGACACCTCGGGCGCCTTCATCGGCTACCGCGGCATCTCGCGCGAGATCACCGAGCAGAAAGTGGCCGAAGAGCACATCCACCACATGGCGCGGCACGACAGCCTGACCGGCCTGCCCAACCGCCTGCTCTTCAGCAGCCTGCTCAACGCCGCCTTCAAGACCGCCGAGCGCTACAAGCGCACCTTCGCGGTCATGTTCATCGACCTCGACCGCTTCAAGTTCATCAACGACACGTTGGGCCACGAGGCCGGCGACACGCTGCTGAAGGAGATCACCGCCCGTTTCAAGCAGGCCCTGCGCGCGAGCGATGTGCTCGCACGCCTGGGCGGCGACGAGTTCGTGGTGCTCGTGCAGGAGGTGCCCGACCGCGAGCACGCGGCTGCGGTGGCGCGCAAGCTGCTCTCGGCGGCCATCAAGCCGATCGAACTCATGGGCCAGGAATGCCGCGTCACCGCGAGCATCGGCATCTCGCTCTTCCCCGGCGACGGCCAGGACGAGCAGGCGCTGATGAAAAACGCCGACAGCGCGATGTACCACGCCAAGGAAGAAGGCAAGAACAACTTCCAGTTCTATTCGAGCGAGATCAGCACTCAGACCCGCGAGCGCCTCACGCTCGAAGCCAACCTGCGCCGCGCGCTCGAGCGCCAGGAGTTCTCGCTCGCCTACCAGGCCAAGGTCGACCTGAAGAGCGGGCGCATCACCGGCGTGGAAGCCCTGCTGCGCTGGCACAACGAGGAGCTGGGCACGGTGTCGCCGGCCACCTTCATCCCCGTCGCCGAAGAGACCGGCCTCATCGTGCACATCGGCCGCTGGGTGATGAAGACCGCCTGCCTGCAAAACGTGGCCTGGCAGAAGCAGGGCCTGCCGCCGATCAACATGGCGGTGAACCTCTCGGTGCGCCAGTTCGCCGACGAGCACCTGCTCGACGACGTGACGGCCATCCTGCAGGAGACCGGCATGAACCCGGCCCTGCTCGAGCTCGAGATCACCGAGGGCATGATCGTCCACAACGTCGACCGCGCCATCAAGCTGCTCACCGCCATCAAGCAGCTCGGCGTGCGACTGGCCATCGACGACTTTGGCACCGGGTACTCATCACTCGGCCAGCTGAAGAACTTCCCGATCGACACGCTCAAGGTCGACCGCTCGTTCATCCGCGACCTCGCCACCGACTCCGAAGACAAGGCCATCACCAGCGCCATCATCGCGATGGGCAAGACGCTGTCGCTCACGGTGGTCGCCGAAGGCGTGGAGACGGCCGAGCAGCAGACCTTCCTGCGAGAGCAGGCCTGCGACGAGATGCAGGGCTACTACTTCAGCAAGCCGGTTGCGCCGGACGAGTTCGCGGCGCTGCTCGGCAAAGAGAAGGCTACTTGA
- the mog gene encoding molybdopterin adenylyltransferase: MSEAAASFDKVRIGLVSISDRASTGVYEDKGIPALKDWLTRALRNPVEWETRLIPDEQATISATLIELVDSAKCDLVLTTGGTGPSPRDVTPEATLAVAHKEMPGFGEQMRQISLRFVPTAILSRQVAVIRGQALIVNLPGQPKSIAETLEGLPLATPPVHGIFAAVPYCIDLIGGPYIETDDAVCKAFRPKSAQRPPPRS, from the coding sequence ATGAGTGAGGCAGCCGCGTCGTTCGACAAGGTCCGCATCGGGCTGGTCTCGATCAGCGACCGTGCTTCCACCGGCGTCTATGAAGACAAGGGCATCCCCGCGCTCAAGGATTGGCTGACACGCGCACTGCGCAACCCGGTCGAATGGGAGACGCGGCTCATCCCCGACGAGCAGGCCACCATCAGCGCCACGCTGATCGAGCTGGTCGACAGCGCGAAGTGCGACCTCGTGCTCACCACCGGCGGCACCGGCCCCTCGCCGCGCGACGTGACGCCCGAAGCCACCCTCGCCGTGGCCCACAAAGAGATGCCAGGCTTCGGCGAGCAGATGCGCCAGATCAGCCTGCGCTTCGTGCCCACCGCCATCCTCTCGCGCCAGGTGGCGGTGATCCGCGGCCAGGCACTCATCGTCAACCTGCCTGGCCAGCCCAAGTCGATCGCCGAGACGCTGGAGGGACTGCCGCTTGCCACACCTCCAGTGCACGGCATCTTTGCCGCGGTGCCGTATTGCATCGACCTCATCGGCGGCCCCTACATCGAGACAGACGACGCCGTCTGCAAAGCCTTCAGACCCAAATCCGCGCAGCGGCCTCCGCCGCGCAGCTGA
- a CDS encoding transcriptional regulator yields the protein MPASAAVLAPSFALAKIQPPRPRAGLVARPQLEEALGRALMEQRLTLLVAPAGYGKTSALGRQIRLLPEGPEGLALAWVSVDEDDQLPRFLACLATALEPYDLPWRVSPEALALLAQAEHGLRDVATELANALAGTEVWRGLIVLDDAHRLSDPRIFELLQALVERLPPRWGLVVASRVEPVLSLARLRAQGELAEFRQFDLRFNEAEVSALLDLNAGSSACTSPRELMERTDGWAAGLRLSLAARPGTARASVPTQRHLFDYLATEVLDELPAELRDFLLRCSVLPELTVARCGHVAETPHAARLLEDIERRGLFASVMEADEFTLRLHDLFRDFLEDRLQRDFPDELPRLLRRAAEHEPDLSRAVGYLARAGAWDEATAVLAKRAQEQLGVGAGATLEQLLTLFPEEELARRPDLQLVKGLAAWPHFDWSTLLVAMQQAAEGFARMGRQRDAVLTRANVCSGLWHAGRLAESTRELTALRAMPLDDAARAFVYYSSAWDEFVAARTERVAPMFAEMLASLERVPVPMLWMQFPAHCVFVGLPGMQPLLDRFAHSAMRVCGDAPTQLRAGVANIRAWLALGAAQLDDAGQWLQRCEEDSHWLGMPRILATELRLARTLWLALRGEREACHAVGREMVDDLRLHSPLSHRQVHESEVLFVHLRACWILRDDEALRRVDAELQRAGNAYEWPAAPANRAFGQALVALADGRLDDARVLLQPLADDVNRSLFYPATQARLLLADVHVQQGRLDLAAITLQNWFDEVRDRREIGGALFAGPQVLARLQSAPWGARLPAADQALLAHLSSVLGLQAPVVAMPSARPAGTAGLSERETEVLARIAAGDSNKLIARAFDLSPHTVKRHVANILGKLGVDTRGQAAARWRELNDA from the coding sequence TACGGCAAGACCTCGGCGCTCGGACGGCAGATCCGCCTGCTGCCCGAGGGGCCCGAAGGGCTCGCGCTGGCCTGGGTCTCGGTCGACGAGGACGACCAGCTGCCGCGCTTCCTGGCGTGCCTGGCGACCGCACTCGAACCTTATGACCTGCCGTGGCGCGTGTCACCCGAAGCGCTGGCCCTCCTGGCGCAGGCCGAACACGGCTTGCGCGACGTGGCCACCGAGCTGGCCAACGCACTCGCCGGCACCGAGGTCTGGCGCGGGCTCATCGTGCTCGACGACGCCCACCGGCTCAGCGACCCGCGCATCTTCGAGCTGCTGCAGGCGCTGGTCGAGCGGCTGCCGCCGCGCTGGGGCCTGGTGGTGGCGAGCCGGGTGGAGCCGGTGCTTTCACTCGCGCGGCTGCGTGCGCAAGGTGAGCTGGCCGAGTTCCGGCAGTTCGACCTGCGGTTCAACGAAGCCGAGGTCAGCGCCTTGCTCGACCTCAATGCCGGCAGCAGCGCCTGCACCAGCCCCCGAGAGCTGATGGAGCGCACCGACGGCTGGGCCGCAGGCCTTCGCCTCAGCCTGGCGGCTCGGCCGGGCACGGCGAGGGCGAGCGTTCCCACGCAACGCCACCTCTTCGACTACCTGGCCACCGAGGTGCTCGACGAGCTGCCCGCCGAGCTGCGCGACTTCCTGCTGCGTTGCTCGGTGCTGCCCGAGCTCACGGTGGCGCGCTGCGGCCATGTGGCCGAGACGCCGCATGCCGCGCGGCTGCTCGAAGACATCGAGCGCCGCGGCCTCTTCGCGAGCGTCATGGAGGCCGACGAGTTCACGCTGCGCCTGCACGATCTCTTCCGCGATTTCCTGGAAGACCGGCTCCAGCGCGACTTCCCCGACGAGCTGCCACGCCTTTTGCGCCGCGCGGCCGAGCACGAGCCCGACCTGTCGCGGGCGGTGGGCTACCTGGCACGCGCCGGTGCCTGGGATGAAGCGACAGCCGTGCTCGCCAAGCGTGCGCAGGAACAGCTGGGCGTTGGCGCCGGTGCGACGCTGGAGCAACTGCTGACGCTCTTCCCGGAAGAAGAACTCGCGCGCCGGCCCGACCTGCAGCTGGTGAAGGGCCTGGCCGCCTGGCCGCATTTCGACTGGTCGACGCTGCTCGTCGCGATGCAGCAGGCCGCCGAGGGCTTTGCCCGCATGGGCCGCCAGCGCGACGCGGTGCTCACGCGGGCCAACGTCTGCTCGGGGCTCTGGCACGCCGGCCGCCTGGCCGAGTCGACCCGTGAACTCACGGCGCTGCGCGCGATGCCGCTCGACGATGCGGCTCGCGCCTTCGTCTACTACAGCAGCGCGTGGGACGAATTCGTGGCCGCGCGCACCGAGCGGGTCGCGCCCATGTTTGCCGAGATGCTGGCCTCGCTGGAGCGTGTGCCGGTGCCGATGCTGTGGATGCAGTTCCCCGCGCACTGCGTGTTCGTCGGCCTACCGGGCATGCAACCGCTGCTCGATCGCTTTGCCCACAGCGCGATGCGCGTGTGCGGCGATGCGCCCACGCAGCTGCGCGCCGGCGTGGCCAACATCCGTGCCTGGCTGGCGCTCGGCGCGGCCCAGCTCGACGACGCCGGGCAATGGCTGCAGCGTTGCGAGGAAGACAGCCACTGGCTCGGCATGCCGCGCATCCTCGCCACCGAGCTGCGCCTAGCGCGCACGCTGTGGCTCGCGCTGCGCGGCGAGCGCGAGGCCTGCCACGCGGTGGGCCGCGAGATGGTCGACGACCTGCGCCTGCACAGCCCGCTGAGCCACCGGCAGGTGCACGAATCGGAGGTGCTCTTCGTGCACCTTCGCGCCTGCTGGATCCTGCGCGACGACGAGGCGCTGCGCCGTGTCGACGCCGAGCTGCAGCGCGCTGGCAATGCCTACGAATGGCCCGCCGCGCCGGCCAACCGTGCCTTCGGCCAGGCGCTGGTCGCGCTGGCCGATGGCCGTCTCGACGACGCACGCGTGCTGCTGCAGCCGCTGGCCGATGACGTGAACCGTTCGCTTTTCTACCCCGCCACGCAGGCGCGCTTGCTGCTGGCCGACGTGCACGTGCAACAGGGCCGGCTCGACCTCGCCGCGATCACGCTGCAAAACTGGTTCGACGAGGTGCGCGACCGGCGCGAGATCGGCGGGGCCTTGTTCGCCGGCCCGCAGGTGCTGGCGCGGCTGCAGTCGGCGCCCTGGGGCGCGCGCCTGCCGGCGGCCGACCAGGCGCTGCTTGCGCACTTGTCGTCGGTGCTGGGCCTGCAGGCGCCGGTGGTGGCGATGCCGAGCGCTCGGCCCGCGGGCACCGCGGGGCTGAGCGAGCGCGAAACCGAGGTGCTCGCGCGCATCGCCGCCGGCGACAGCAACAAGCTCATCGCCCGCGCCTTCGACCTGAGCCCGCACACCGTGAAGCGGCACGTGGCCAACATCCTCGGCAAGCTCGGCGTCGACACGCGCGGCCAGGCGGCGGCGCGCTGGCGCGAGTTGAACGACGCTTAA
- a CDS encoding RNA methyltransferase — protein MNDTRFVLINTSHPGNVGAAARAMKVMGFSDLVLVAPRFADVLVQEETVAMASGAADILVRARVVGTLTEALDGVSYACATAMTPRDFGPPTHAPRELFTTLAKTDHRVAFVFGSERYGMGNDDVYRCHACLSIPTHPDYGSLNLAQAVQLIAYDWRQALGGFEVAARTPAAAPATASDVQGLLDHWKQALTDVGFLDPAAPKKLMPRLNQLFNRAELTAEEIHILRGIARAMQGGRKP, from the coding sequence ATGAACGACACACGTTTCGTCCTCATCAACACCAGCCATCCGGGCAATGTGGGTGCGGCGGCACGGGCGATGAAGGTGATGGGCTTCAGCGATCTGGTGCTCGTGGCACCACGGTTTGCCGACGTGCTGGTGCAGGAAGAGACGGTCGCGATGGCCAGCGGCGCGGCCGACATCCTCGTGCGCGCCCGCGTGGTGGGCACGCTGACCGAAGCGCTCGACGGCGTGAGTTATGCCTGCGCCACCGCCATGACGCCGCGCGATTTCGGCCCGCCGACCCACGCACCGCGTGAACTCTTCACGACCTTGGCCAAGACCGACCACCGCGTGGCCTTCGTCTTCGGCTCCGAGCGTTATGGCATGGGCAACGACGACGTGTACCGCTGCCATGCCTGCCTGAGCATCCCCACGCACCCCGACTACGGCTCGCTCAACCTCGCGCAGGCGGTGCAGCTCATCGCCTACGACTGGCGGCAGGCGCTCGGTGGCTTCGAGGTCGCAGCCCGCACGCCGGCGGCGGCACCAGCCACCGCGAGCGATGTGCAGGGCCTGCTCGACCACTGGAAACAGGCGCTGACCGACGTCGGCTTCCTCGACCCGGCCGCGCCGAAGAAGCTGATGCCTCGCCTGAACCAGCTTTTCAACCGCGCCGAGCTGACGGCGGAAGAGATCCACATCCTGCGCGGCATCGCCCGCGCGATGCAGGGCGGCCGCAAGCCCTGA
- the cysE gene encoding serine O-acetyltransferase, whose amino-acid sequence MFERIREDVHCILERDPAAHSAFTVLTCYPGLHALVMHRWANACWVRGWKWGGRFISQLARWFTGIEIHPAAKVGRRVFIDHGMGVVVGETAEIGDDCTIYQGVTLGGTSLTRGAKRHPTLGKGVIVGANSQVLGGFTVHDGARVGSNAVVLKEVPPGATAVGNPARIIHKDVDAKREEAAARMGFSAYGITESDDPMSQAMKGLIDNAAGNAHQIALLWAAIEKIAPMQKGDCVPSDAATKEDFDADRLSQLVK is encoded by the coding sequence ATGTTCGAGCGCATTCGAGAAGACGTCCACTGCATCCTGGAGCGCGACCCGGCCGCGCATTCGGCCTTCACCGTGCTCACCTGTTACCCCGGCCTGCATGCGCTGGTGATGCACCGCTGGGCGAATGCGTGCTGGGTGCGCGGCTGGAAGTGGGGCGGGCGTTTCATCTCCCAGCTGGCGCGCTGGTTCACCGGCATCGAAATCCACCCCGCGGCGAAAGTCGGTCGGCGGGTCTTCATCGACCACGGCATGGGCGTGGTGGTGGGCGAGACAGCCGAGATCGGCGACGACTGCACCATCTACCAGGGCGTGACGCTCGGCGGCACCTCGCTCACGCGCGGTGCCAAGCGCCACCCGACGCTCGGCAAGGGTGTGATCGTGGGGGCCAATTCACAGGTGCTGGGTGGCTTCACGGTGCACGATGGTGCGCGTGTCGGCTCCAACGCGGTCGTGCTGAAAGAGGTGCCCCCCGGTGCCACAGCCGTGGGCAACCCGGCGCGCATCATCCACAAAGACGTCGACGCCAAGCGCGAGGAAGCCGCCGCCCGCATGGGCTTCTCGGCCTACGGCATCACCGAGAGCGACGACCCGATGTCGCAGGCGATGAAGGGCCTGATCGACAACGCCGCCGGCAATGCGCACCAGATCGCGCTGCTGTGGGCGGCCATCGAGAAGATCGCGCCGATGCAGAAGGGCGACTGCGTGCCGAGCGATGCGGCGACGAAGGAAGACTTCGACGCCGACCGGCTCAGTCAGCTCGTCAAGTAG